In Ovis aries strain OAR_USU_Benz2616 breed Rambouillet chromosome 14, ARS-UI_Ramb_v3.0, whole genome shotgun sequence, a single genomic region encodes these proteins:
- the LOC114118066 gene encoding leukocyte immunoglobulin-like receptor subfamily A member 5 isoform X3, with protein MMNVFLRANTSPRGSRGKEDADCLCTQEWGHSLTSWRAVSLTGLCLSQSTWAQKGNLTPPRITALPGSTVPPKSHVTLLCQGPGQAEGYKISKVGSPEPTEEEEQITPRKTNTLRIAEMTMDKAGLYHCSYQRGGRWSQFSDPLQLVMTGAYEKPSLSSVAGTVAAPGQNVKLQCFSRINHDVFILTKDGDHITQNQSSTPQDRGRQTIFLLSPVSSTQAGTYRCYGAFRDNPYVWSQPSDPLQLQVEGGEEAQSTRLTPALGADSVRLKHWLGKGTAEAGCVSAIGLDTRL; from the exons ATGATGAATGTCTTCTTAAGGGCGAATACCTCACCCAGAGGAAGTAGGGGGAAAGAGGATGCTGACTGCCTTTGTACTCAAGAGTGGGGCCACAGCCTCACTTCCTGGAGGGCTGTGTCTCTTACAG GGTTGTGTCTGAGCCAGAGCACTTGGGCACAGAAGG GAAATCTCACCCCACCTCGTATCACTGCTCTGCCTGGATCCACAGTTCCACCTAAGAGTCATGTGACCCTCCTGTGTCAAGGACCTGGACAAGCTGAGGGGTACAAGATATCAAAAGTGGGAAGTCCTGAGCCCACGGAAGAAGAGGAACAGATCACGCCCAGGAAGACCAATACTTTGAGGATCGCAGAGATGACAATGGACAAGGCGGGGCTGTACCACTGCTCCTATCAGAGAGGAGGCCGCTGGTCCCAGTTCAGTGACCCCCTGCAGCTGGTGATGACCG GAGCTTATGAGAAGCCCTCCCTCTCCAGCGTGGCTGGCACAGTGGCGGCTCCAGGGCAGAATGTGAAGCTGCAGTGTTTCTCCAGAATCAACCATGATGTATTTATCCTCACCAAAGATGGAGATCACATCACCCAGAACCAAAGCTCCACCCCCCAGGACAGGGGACGCCAGACCATCTTCCTCTTGAGTCCAGTCTCCTCCACACAGGCGGGGACCTACAGATGCTACGGTGCCTTCCGCGACAACCCCTACGTGTGGTCCCAGCCCAGTGACCCACTGCAGCTTCAGGTCGAAGGTGGGGAAGAAGCCCAGTCCACCCGCCTGACCCCCGCCCTGGGGGCTGACTCTGTGCGGTTAAAGCACTGGCTggggaaggggacagcagaggcgGGGTGTGTGAGCGCCATCGGCTTAGACACGCGTCTCTGA
- the LOC114118066 gene encoding leukocyte immunoglobulin-like receptor subfamily A member 5 isoform X5, producing the protein MWDHVHGNLTPPRITALPGSTVPPKSHVTLLCQGPGQAEGYKISKVGSPEPTEEEEQITPRKTNTLRIAEMTMDKAGLYHCSYQRGGRWSQFSDPLQLVMTGAYEKPSLSSVAGTVAAPGQNVKLQCFSRINHDVFILTKDGDHITQNQSSTPQDRGRQTIFLLSPVSSTQAGTYRCYGAFRDNPYVWSQPSDPLQLQVEGGEEAQSTRLTPALGADSVRLKHWLGKGTAEAGCVSAIGLDTRL; encoded by the exons ATGTGGGATcatgtccatg GAAATCTCACCCCACCTCGTATCACTGCTCTGCCTGGATCCACAGTTCCACCTAAGAGTCATGTGACCCTCCTGTGTCAAGGACCTGGACAAGCTGAGGGGTACAAGATATCAAAAGTGGGAAGTCCTGAGCCCACGGAAGAAGAGGAACAGATCACGCCCAGGAAGACCAATACTTTGAGGATCGCAGAGATGACAATGGACAAGGCGGGGCTGTACCACTGCTCCTATCAGAGAGGAGGCCGCTGGTCCCAGTTCAGTGACCCCCTGCAGCTGGTGATGACCG GAGCTTATGAGAAGCCCTCCCTCTCCAGCGTGGCTGGCACAGTGGCGGCTCCAGGGCAGAATGTGAAGCTGCAGTGTTTCTCCAGAATCAACCATGATGTATTTATCCTCACCAAAGATGGAGATCACATCACCCAGAACCAAAGCTCCACCCCCCAGGACAGGGGACGCCAGACCATCTTCCTCTTGAGTCCAGTCTCCTCCACACAGGCGGGGACCTACAGATGCTACGGTGCCTTCCGCGACAACCCCTACGTGTGGTCCCAGCCCAGTGACCCACTGCAGCTTCAGGTCGAAGGTGGGGAAGAAGCCCAGTCCACCCGCCTGACCCCCGCCCTGGGGGCTGACTCTGTGCGGTTAAAGCACTGGCTggggaaggggacagcagaggcgGGGTGTGTGAGCGCCATCGGCTTAGACACGCGTCTCTGA
- the LOC114118066 gene encoding leukocyte immunoglobulin-like receptor subfamily A member 5 isoform X4 produces the protein MWDHVHGLCLSQSTWAQKGNLTPPRITALPGSTVPPKSHVTLLCQGPGQAEGYKISKVGSPEPTEEEEQITPRKTNTLRIAEMTMDKAGLYHCSYQRGGRWSQFSDPLQLVMTGAYEKPSLSSVAGTVAAPGQNVKLQCFSRINHDVFILTKDGDHITQNQSSTPQDRGRQTIFLLSPVSSTQAGTYRCYGAFRDNPYVWSQPSDPLQLQVEGGEEAQSTRLTPALGADSVRLKHWLGKGTAEAGCVSAIGLDTRL, from the exons ATGTGGGATcatgtccatg GGTTGTGTCTGAGCCAGAGCACTTGGGCACAGAAGG GAAATCTCACCCCACCTCGTATCACTGCTCTGCCTGGATCCACAGTTCCACCTAAGAGTCATGTGACCCTCCTGTGTCAAGGACCTGGACAAGCTGAGGGGTACAAGATATCAAAAGTGGGAAGTCCTGAGCCCACGGAAGAAGAGGAACAGATCACGCCCAGGAAGACCAATACTTTGAGGATCGCAGAGATGACAATGGACAAGGCGGGGCTGTACCACTGCTCCTATCAGAGAGGAGGCCGCTGGTCCCAGTTCAGTGACCCCCTGCAGCTGGTGATGACCG GAGCTTATGAGAAGCCCTCCCTCTCCAGCGTGGCTGGCACAGTGGCGGCTCCAGGGCAGAATGTGAAGCTGCAGTGTTTCTCCAGAATCAACCATGATGTATTTATCCTCACCAAAGATGGAGATCACATCACCCAGAACCAAAGCTCCACCCCCCAGGACAGGGGACGCCAGACCATCTTCCTCTTGAGTCCAGTCTCCTCCACACAGGCGGGGACCTACAGATGCTACGGTGCCTTCCGCGACAACCCCTACGTGTGGTCCCAGCCCAGTGACCCACTGCAGCTTCAGGTCGAAGGTGGGGAAGAAGCCCAGTCCACCCGCCTGACCCCCGCCCTGGGGGCTGACTCTGTGCGGTTAAAGCACTGGCTggggaaggggacagcagaggcgGGGTGTGTGAGCGCCATCGGCTTAGACACGCGTCTCTGA
- the LOC101102259 gene encoding LOW QUALITY PROTEIN: NACHT, LRR and PYD domains-containing protein 7 (The sequence of the model RefSeq protein was modified relative to this genomic sequence to represent the inferred CDS: inserted 1 base in 1 codon), protein MEKFSVWKDILWSGDDGGFHYTTTQRSPKLITYLNLQAPTQSTPLTMVLHGPAGVGKTTLAKDLMLDWTQDDLAETSNSAFYLSCKGLNHRGMCTFAELISANWPRVQEDMPAILARAQKVLFILDGFDELKVPSGALIHDLCGDWKKQKPVPVLLGSLLKRKMLPKATLLITTRPGALQELRLLTEQPLFIEIEGFLEEDRKAYFLKHFEEESQALRAFDLMKSNAALFQLGSAPSVCWLVCTCLRQQMERGEDPAATCRTTTALFLRFLCSRFPPPRGXPRRGLQAPLQPLCLLAAEGVWTRSSVFDGEDLRRLGVHPSALSPFLDGNILQKSEDGEACYSFIHLSVQQFLAAMFYVLEPEEQEEEGLGGCWWHVGDVGKLLSKAERLKNPSLTHVGCFLFGLCNERRAMELEATFGCLVSTEIKRELLKYTLMPHGKKSFSVMDTKEVLSCLYESQEEQLVKDAMAHVKEMSIHLTNTSEMMQSSFCLKHCAKLQKISLQVGKKIFLENDPALKSDPQNQISQHDHRSLQLWADLCSVLSSNENLNFLDVKESFLSHSSVRVLCEQITHITCHLQKVVIKNVSPASAYRDFCLAFIGKKTLTHLVLEGSVHGDKMLLLLLCEILKHPRCNLQYLRLGSCSDTTWQWADFSSALKVNQSLKCLDLTASEFLDAGVKLLCLTLRHPKCVLQKLSLENCQLTEACCKELSSALIVNQRLTHLCLAKNDLGDGGVKTLCEGLSYPECQLQTLVLSHCNINRHGCKYISKLLQGDSSLTSLDLGFNPIATGLCFLYEALKKPNCNLKCLGLWGCPITPFSCQHLASALVSSRSLETLDLGQDAWGQSGIVVLLKALKQNHGSLKMLRLKMDKSTVEIQRLLKDVKENNPRLTIECNDARTTRSSCCDFFC, encoded by the exons ATGGAGAAATTCTCCGTCTGGAAGGATATACTGTGGTCAGGAGATGATGGTGGTTTCCACTACACCACCACCCAGAGAAGCCCCAAGCTGATAACATACCTGAACCTGCAGGCCCCCACACAGTCCACCCCACTCACGATGGTGCTGCATGGTCCTGCTGGCGTTGGGAAAACCACGCTGGCCAAGGATCTGATGCTGGACTGGACGCAGGATGACCTGGCAGAGACCTCCAACTCCGCCTTCTACCTCAGCTGCAAGGGGCTCAACCACAGGGGGATGTGCACCTTTGCAGAGCTGATATCTGCCAACTGGCCACGTGTGCAGGAAGACATGCCCGCGATCCTGGCCAGGGCACAGAAAGTCCTGTTCATCCTCGACGGTTTTGATGAGCTGAAGGTCCCCTCGGGGGCGCTCATCCACGACCTATGTGGcgactggaagaagcagaagccgGTGCCCGTCCTCCTGGGAAGTTTACTGAAGAGAAAGATGCTACCCAAGGCCACCTTACTCATCACCACCCGACCGGGCGCCCTGCAGGAGCTGAGGCTCTTAACAGAACAGCCGCTCTTCATAGAGATCGAGGGGTTCTTGGAGGAGGACCGGAAGGCGTATTTCCTGAAACACTTCGAGGAGGAGAGTCAGGCCCTGCGAGCTTTCGACTTGATGAAGAGCAACGCGGCTCTGTTCCAGCTGGGCTCGGCGCCCTCCGTGTGCTGGCTGGTCTGCACCTGTCTGAGACAGCAGATGGAGAGGGGGGAGGACCCCGCCGCCACCTGCCGGACCACCACGGCCCTGTTCCTGCGCTTCCTCTGCAGCCGCTTCCCCCCACCGCGCG GGCCCAGGCGGGGCCTCCAGGCTCCGCTCCAGCCCCTGTGCCTCTTGGCTGCGGAGGGCGTGTGGACGCGGAGCTCCGTGTTCGATGGGGAAGACCTCAGGCGACTTGGGGTGCACCCGTctgccctctctcctttcctggaCGGGAATATTCTCCAGAAGAGCGAAGACGGCGAGGCCTGCTACTCGTTCATCCATCTCAGCGTGCAGCAGTTTCTGGCCGCCATGTTCTATGTCTTGGAGCCggaagagcaggaggaggaagggctgggcGGCTGCTGGTGGCACGTCGGGGATGTGGGGAAACTGCTGTCCAAGGCGGAAAGGCTGAAGAACCCCAGCCTGACCCACGTCGGGTGCTTCCTGTTTGGCCTCTGCAACGAAAGAAGGGCCATGGAGCTGGAGGCGACTTTTGGCTGTCTGGTATCAACAGAGATCAAGCGGGAGCTCCTGAAATACACACTGATGCCCCATGGGAAGAAATCCTTTTCCGTGATGGACACGAAGGAGGTTCTGAGCTGTCTGTACGAGTCTCAGGAGGAGCAGCTCGTGAAGGATGCCATGGCCCACGTCAAGGAGATGTCCATTCACTTGACGAATACATCTGAAATGATGCAGTCTTCCTTCTGTCTTAAACATTGTGCCAAGTTACAGAAGATCTCACTGCAGGTAGGAAAGAAGATATTCCTGGAGAATGATCCCGCATTGAAATCAGATCCTCAGAATCAGAT ATCACAGCACGACCATCGTTCTCTCCAACTCTGGGCGGATCTCTGCTCTGTGCTCAGTTCAAATGAGAACCTGAACTTTCTGGATGTGAAGGAAAGCTTCCTGAGTCACTCCTCAGTGAGGGTTCTTTGTGAGCAGATAACCCACATCACCTGTCATCTCCAGAAAGTCGT gattaAAAATGTCTCTCCTGCCAGTGCTTACCGGGACTTCTGTCTGGCTTTCATTGGTAAGAAGACTCTGACACACCTGGTTCTGGAAGGCAGTGTCCATGGTgataagatgctgctgctgctgttgtgtgAGATCCTGAAGCATCCGAGATGTAATCTTCAGTATCTGCG ATTGGGGTCTTGTTCTGACACCACTTGGCAGTGGGCTGACTTCTCCTCAGCACTCAAAGTCAACCAGTCCCTGAAATGCCTGGATCTCACGGCCAGTGAGTTCCTGGATGCGGGTGTCAAATTGCTGTGTTTGACTCTGAGACACCCGAAGTGCGTCCTGCAGAAATTGTC GTTGGAGAACTGTCAGCTTACAGAAGCCTGTTGTAAGGAGCTGTCTTCTGCTTTGATTGTCAACCAGAGGTTGACCCACCTGTGCTTGGCCAAGAACGACCTTGGGGATGGCGGGGTGAAGACTCTGTGTGAGGGCTTGAGTTACCCCGAATGTCAGCTACAGACCTTGGT GCTGAGTCATTGCAACATAAACAGACATGGCTGCAAGTACATCTCAAAGCTTCTCCAAGGAGACTCGAGCCTCACCAGCCTGGACCTGGGTTTCAACCCCATAGCCACCGGACTGTGTTTTCTCTATGAAGCTTTGAAGAAACCAAATTGTAACCTGAAATGTCTAGG GCTCTGGGGCTGCCCCATCACCCCGTTCAGTTGCCAGCATCTCGCCTCCGCTCTAGTCAGCAGCCGGAGCCTGGAAACACTGGACTTGGGCCAGGACGCCTGGGGACAGAGTGGCATCGTGGTGCTCCTTAAGGCTTTAAAACAGAACCACGGCTCCTTAAAGATGCTCAGGTTGAAGATGGACAAATCTACCGTGGAAATCCAGAGGCTGTTGAAGGATGTGAAGGAGAACAATCCCAGACTGACCATCGAATGCAATGATGCCAGAACAACCAGATCCTCATGTTGTGACTTCTTTTGCTGA
- the LOC114118066 gene encoding leukocyte immunoglobulin-like receptor subfamily A member 5 isoform X2, whose protein sequence is MMNVFLRANTSPRGSRGKEDADCLCTQEWGHSLTSWRAVSLTGPFSISEATAEPECGIMSMVFPSLLCLGLCLSQSTWAQKGNLTPPRITALPGSTVPPKSHVTLLCQGPGQAEGYKISKVGSPEPTEEEEQITPRKTNTLRIAEMTMDKAGLYHCSYQRGGRWSQFSDPLQLVMTGAYEKPSLSSVAGTVAAPGQNVKLQCFSRINHDVFILTKDGDHITQNQSSTPQDRGRQTIFLLSPVSSTQAGTYRCYGAFRDNPYVWSQPSDPLQLQVEGTTESPSSTQHRRSTAESK, encoded by the exons ATGATGAATGTCTTCTTAAGGGCGAATACCTCACCCAGAGGAAGTAGGGGGAAAGAGGATGCTGACTGCCTTTGTACTCAAGAGTGGGGCCACAGCCTCACTTCCTGGAGGGCTGTGTCTCTTACAGGTCCGTTCAGCATCAGCGAGGCCACCGCTGAGCCTGAATGTGGGATcatgtccatggtatttccctcGCTACTCTGTCTTG GGTTGTGTCTGAGCCAGAGCACTTGGGCACAGAAGG GAAATCTCACCCCACCTCGTATCACTGCTCTGCCTGGATCCACAGTTCCACCTAAGAGTCATGTGACCCTCCTGTGTCAAGGACCTGGACAAGCTGAGGGGTACAAGATATCAAAAGTGGGAAGTCCTGAGCCCACGGAAGAAGAGGAACAGATCACGCCCAGGAAGACCAATACTTTGAGGATCGCAGAGATGACAATGGACAAGGCGGGGCTGTACCACTGCTCCTATCAGAGAGGAGGCCGCTGGTCCCAGTTCAGTGACCCCCTGCAGCTGGTGATGACCG GAGCTTATGAGAAGCCCTCCCTCTCCAGCGTGGCTGGCACAGTGGCGGCTCCAGGGCAGAATGTGAAGCTGCAGTGTTTCTCCAGAATCAACCATGATGTATTTATCCTCACCAAAGATGGAGATCACATCACCCAGAACCAAAGCTCCACCCCCCAGGACAGGGGACGCCAGACCATCTTCCTCTTGAGTCCAGTCTCCTCCACACAGGCGGGGACCTACAGATGCTACGGTGCCTTCCGCGACAACCCCTACGTGTGGTCCCAGCCCAGTGACCCACTGCAGCTTCAGGTCGAAG GAACTACTGAGTCTCCcagcagcacacagcacagacgCTCAACTG CTGAGTCCAAGTAA
- the LOC114118066 gene encoding leukocyte immunoglobulin-like receptor subfamily A member 5 isoform X1: MMNVFLRANTSPRGSRGKEDADCLCTQEWGHSLTSWRAVSLTGPFSISEATAEPECGIMSMVFPSLLCLGLCLSQSTWAQKGNLTPPRITALPGSTVPPKSHVTLLCQGPGQAEGYKISKVGSPEPTEEEEQITPRKTNTLRIAEMTMDKAGLYHCSYQRGGRWSQFSDPLQLVMTGAYEKPSLSSVAGTVAAPGQNVKLQCFSRINHDVFILTKDGDHITQNQSSTPQDRGRQTIFLLSPVSSTQAGTYRCYGAFRDNPYVWSQPSDPLQLQVEGTTESPSSTQHRRSTGCPTNKHGASLRGPVLRLCSHIRRPGLRLWSGNWIPPAAARSSPPANEDPVGHS, from the exons ATGATGAATGTCTTCTTAAGGGCGAATACCTCACCCAGAGGAAGTAGGGGGAAAGAGGATGCTGACTGCCTTTGTACTCAAGAGTGGGGCCACAGCCTCACTTCCTGGAGGGCTGTGTCTCTTACAGGTCCGTTCAGCATCAGCGAGGCCACCGCTGAGCCTGAATGTGGGATcatgtccatggtatttccctcGCTACTCTGTCTTG GGTTGTGTCTGAGCCAGAGCACTTGGGCACAGAAGG GAAATCTCACCCCACCTCGTATCACTGCTCTGCCTGGATCCACAGTTCCACCTAAGAGTCATGTGACCCTCCTGTGTCAAGGACCTGGACAAGCTGAGGGGTACAAGATATCAAAAGTGGGAAGTCCTGAGCCCACGGAAGAAGAGGAACAGATCACGCCCAGGAAGACCAATACTTTGAGGATCGCAGAGATGACAATGGACAAGGCGGGGCTGTACCACTGCTCCTATCAGAGAGGAGGCCGCTGGTCCCAGTTCAGTGACCCCCTGCAGCTGGTGATGACCG GAGCTTATGAGAAGCCCTCCCTCTCCAGCGTGGCTGGCACAGTGGCGGCTCCAGGGCAGAATGTGAAGCTGCAGTGTTTCTCCAGAATCAACCATGATGTATTTATCCTCACCAAAGATGGAGATCACATCACCCAGAACCAAAGCTCCACCCCCCAGGACAGGGGACGCCAGACCATCTTCCTCTTGAGTCCAGTCTCCTCCACACAGGCGGGGACCTACAGATGCTACGGTGCCTTCCGCGACAACCCCTACGTGTGGTCCCAGCCCAGTGACCCACTGCAGCTTCAGGTCGAAG GAACTACTGAGTCTCCcagcagcacacagcacagacgCTCAACTG GCTGTCCTACAAATAAACATGGGGCGTCCCTTCGTGGTCCAGTGCTGAGACTCTGCTCCCAcatcaggagacctgggcttcgtctctggtcagggaactggatcccacctGCGGCAGCTAGGAGTTCACCTCCTGCAAATGAAGACCCCGTGGGCCACAGCTAA